GTTGACAACGAGCAGCCCCGACTGGAAATCGATCACATGCGCGAGCGACAGTGCGCCCACCGACACCGTCCCGCCGTCGATCACAAGCGTTGTGTCGGACAGCGCCGTCAGCGCGCCGCTGATGTCCCACACGCCGCCAGCGCCCGCGGTCAATGTCACATCCTGCCCGCCTGCGCCGTCGCCCGCCGAGAGTGAACTGCCCGTGACCCCGCCCGATGCCAGCAAGACGCCGACCGTCCCGCCCGACGTCCCCGCCGTGATCGGCCCGCTGCCGACCAGGTGGTTGCCGCCCAAATCCAGATGCACATCGCCTGCGGTAAACGAGATCGAGCCCACCGGGAGCGTCGGCAGCGAGAGCGTGCCGGTCGTCGCGCCGCCCGCGTCGTCGAACACGGCGTTGCCCGACGGGGCGGGGAAGCCGCCGGCCCAGTTGCCGGGGTCCGCGAGGTCGCCGCTGCCCCCGGCCGGGTCCCAGAGGATGCCGCCGCCGGCGTGGGCCTGCAACGCGAGCGGTAATGACACAGCAGTCGCCAGCAGACAGATGCGCCCGGGGTATTGGTCGATCCACATGGGGATGCCCTCCGGAAAGAGTCGTTGGACAGCGCGGCGAAAGCACGCATGCTCAGCCCGATAATGTATCCTCAAATCGTTGCGGCTACAAGGGTTAGGCGGTTTTTGTTCGGTGTTTTGTGTAGAACCGGGCTGCGATGTGTGGCTGCGCGGATGAACCCTGTGGGGTGGGGGTTGCCGCCGGCGACTTGGGTGAAACACAATCCGTTTAGGATTCGCGCAATCTAGTGCGGGTGACGCGGAGTGTGCGACGGTGATCGACGCCGTGCATCAGCCGCTTCGCGTCGTTCGCGAGACGGCGTCTGGCGTTTCGTTCGTCAACGCTACGCTACGTCCTTGCGCGGTTGGCGCTGCTTGCGCAGGTATCCGGCGCAGACCTCGACGAGCTTGGCCTGGTCGATCGGCTTGCTGGCGTAGGCATCGCAGCCGGCGGCGCTGCACTTGGCGTGGTCACCCGACATCGCGTGTGCCGTGAGCGCGACGATCGGGAGCTGGCACCCCTTGCCACGCAGCAGACTCACCGCCGTGTACCCGTCCATCTCGGGCATCTGCATATCGGTGAGCAGCATGTCGAACGGGGCGTTGGGGTTCCATGCGCCCTCGGGGGTACCGTCGATCGTGAGGGCCTCGACGGCGAGCTTGCCGTTCTCGACGATGGTCGGGATCGCGCCTGCCTTTTTGAGGTGGAAGCTGATGAGCCGCTGGTTGTCGATGCCGTCCTCGGCGACGAGTACCCGCATGCCTTCGAGCGGGAGCTGTGCGGGCGCCTGTGTGTCGCCGATCTCCGCGACCAGTTCTTCGGCGCTGGCGCGGATGATGGTCGAGGGCCCGGCGGGGAGCATCTTGACGTCCTGTACCGGGCCGGTCGGCACCGTGACGGTGAACGTACTGCCCTCGCCCAGTTGGCTCTCGACGGTGATGCCGCCGCCGAGGATCTGCGCCAGGCGTGCGCTGATCATGAGCCCCAGGCCGCTGCCGCCGTACTGGCGTGTGGTGGAGGTGTCGGCCTGCTCAAACGACTGGAACAGCCGGCCGAGTTGCTCGTCGTTCATGCCGATGCCCGTGTCGATCACGCTGCACGACAAGCGGCCTTGCTGTACATCGAACGCGAGCTCGATCCGGATTGCGCCTTCGTGGGTGAACTTGATCGCGTTGCCTACGAGGTTGACAAGGATCTGGCGCAGGCGGAACGGGTCCGAGAGGATCGTCTCGGGGACCTGAGTCATGTGATGGGCGTCGATCGTGAGGCCGCTTGCAGAGGCCTTGACCGCCATGAGCGAGACGACCTCGTGGACAATCGCGGTGGGCTGGGTCTCGATCTTTTCGATGTTGAGTTTGCCGGCCTCGATCTTGGAGATGTCGAGGATGTCGTTCAGGATCGTGAGCAGGTGTGTGCCGCTGCGCTTGATCGTGTCGATGTATTCAAGACGTTTGCTTTGCGAGGCATGGGCCTCGGGGTCGCTGCGCAGCAGGTCGGCGTAGCCGAGGATCGAGGTCATCGGCGTGCGGATCTCGTGGCTCATGTTGGCGATGAACTCGCTCTTGGCGAGGGTCGCGGCGTTGGCGGCGTTGGCGAATCTTCGCAGGTCGCTTGTCATCCCGACCGCGATGCGCTGCGCCCGGCTTGCTGCGGAGCCCTGGATAAAGATCACAATGCCCAGCAGCAGCGACAGCAGCGTCCCGGCGATCCCGACCGTCCAGGCGTTGCCCCGCGACGCGGCGGCGAACTGGTCGGAGGTGCTGATCGACACGGTCCACGTCCGCCCGCCGATCGCCAGCGGCTTGAGCCGGTGGAACAGCCGATCACCGAAACGCCCGGCATCGACCGGGCCGGGCGACGCCGTGGTCAGATGACCGTCGTCATCGTAGATCATGTTGTCGGTGCTGGGGCCTTCGCCGTCGTACACCTCGAAGTCCAGCTCGCCCTCCGCGATCTGTGTCGCGCCGTCGAAGACGGGCGGCGCGACCATCGGCATATACACCCAGCCGACCGTCGCGGCGATGCGCTCCTGCGACGTCGCGGTCGGCATCCCCTTGGCATACACGGGCAAGATGTAGAGGAAGCCCGGCAGCTTCTGGTCGTCCTGCACCAGGTCGATCCGCCCGGTGATACTGCCCTGGCCCGTGAGTGTCGCGCGTTCGACCGCCTCACGGCGGGTGGGGTGCGAGCCGATGTCGAGCCCCTGCGCGGCTCGGTTGTCCTCGACGGGTTCAATGAACTCGATGATAAAGCGCTCGTCCATCACCGAGCCGGGCAGGGGGCCCGCGCCGGGCGGGGTGGTGACCACAAACTCCGGCGCGTTTTCGGCGCGTGTGGATGTGATAAATGTTTCGACCGCTTCGTCGGTGTTTTCCACGCGCTGGATGTAGCCGATGCCCAGTGCGCCGGGGAAGTCGCTCTCAAGGTCGCGCGATTCGACCATCGCGCGGAACTCGTCACGCTCGACCGAGTTGCTTGCGGGGAAGAGCCCCCGCGTGCCTTTGAGGCCGTAGTCGTAAACCATCACCCGTCGGGTGAGTTCGGCCTTGAGTTGCTCGGCCAGGCGATCGAAACGCTGCTGGTCGGCGGCCTGCGCGGTATTGAGTTCGTGCCTCGCGCCGAGCCACGTCAGACACAGACCCACCAGCACCACCGCGACCGCGGCGATCCGGGGCCAGTGACGCTTTGCCGGCAGGGCGGGCTCCTCGATCGGGGCCTGGACCTGCAGCCGGGGCGCTTCTTGGACGGCAGGACTCGTGTCTTGGGGGGCAGTCATGGCAGTTCCTTCGCAACAGAACAGATAACCCATGTAGAGCGGGTATCCACACAACAGTCATGATCGTCACGATCGGGGCCGGTCTTAACACGCGGCCGGGCTTGCGAAACCGACGCGCACCCGGCCTGCGGCGCGTCGGGCCCGTGATTTTGCGCGATATTCGCGGTGAGGCGCGTAACCGGAGGGGGCGGGCGCAGTCCGTTGGTATGATCGGACGCCCTCTGTGCGATCGACCCTTCCCGAGGTAAATGACCATGCGCAATCGACGATGGATAGCAGCTTTGTTCGTGACAGTCCTGATGATGCCCGGCGTGGCCGCGACGGCGCAGGGCCAGGGCGAAAACGTTCAGCCGCCCGCCCACGACCACGACCCGCGCGACCGCTTCATCACCAACCGCGACAGCCGGGTCCAGCTCCCGCTGACCGACGAGCAGGACGCGTTCTTCTTCGTCGTCTTCGGCGACCGCACCGGCGGGCCGGCCGACGGCGTGCAGGTCCTCGCGCAGGCGGTCGCCGACACGAACCTGCTCAAGCCCGACCTCGTGATGACCGTCGGCGACATGATCCAGGGCTACAACAACACAGCGGGCTGGCTCGCGCAGATGCGCGAGTACAAAGGCATCATGGAAGAACTCGACTGCGAATGGTTCCCCGTCGCGGGCAACCACGACATCTACTGGCGCGGCCCGGGCAAGCCCGAGGGCGAGCACGAAGACAACTACGAAGAGCACTTCGGCCCGCTTTGGTACGCGTTTGAGCACAAGGACTGCTGGTTCGTCATCCTCCACAGCGACGAGGGCGGCGCGGACGGCCGGTTCGAGTTCGGCCGGCCCGAGTCGCAGCGGATGAGTGAAGAGCAGTTCGGCTGGCTCACGCAGACGCTCGAGAGCGCGGCGGATGCGCCCCACGTCTTTATCTTCCTGCACCACCCGCGCTGGAACGGCGGGGGGTACGGCGACGACTGGCAGCGGGTCCATGCGCTGCTTGCCGAGGCAGGCAATGTCTCGGCCGTGTTCGCCGGGCACGTCCACCGGATGAGCCACGACGGGCTGCGCGACGGGATCGAGTACGTGACCCTCGCGACGACCGGCGGGCACCAGCCCGGGCTCGTGCCCGGCGCGGGCTACCTGCACCACTTCGACGTGGTGACGGTGCGCGGCGACGACATCGGCCTGGCCGCGATCCCCGTGGGCGGGGTGATGGATGTGCGTGCGATTACGCAGGAAGTCCAGCGGGAGACCGTCGCGCTCAGCCGCAGCGCCCCGCGTTTCGAGGCCGCGCCGGTGGTGAGCAGCGACGGCGTCGAGTCGGGCGAGGTCGCCTTTGTTTACAGCAACCCGACGAGCCGGCCCGTCGACGCGACGGTCTATCTCGACACGGCCGACAGCCGGTGGCGCATCGGACCGGACCATCAACACGCGCGCATCGACGCGGGCGGATCGCATACGTTCACGTTCGACACCGCACGCATCCCGGCCGGGCTCGACGCCGCGTACCGTGGGCTGGAAGTTGTGACGCAGGCGGACTACCTCGGCGAGGGGATTCGCGTCCCGATCCCCGAGCGGCGCGATTCCGTGCCGGTGCGCCTGCGTATGCCGACGATGGAGCGGCCCGAACATGAGCAGGTGCTGTCGCTGGACGGCGACGATGCGCTGTTGGTGCCGAGCGCCTCGTTCGATCTGCCTGACGGTGCGATGACCGTTGAGTGCTGGGTCAAGCCGACTGAACTAGGCGACCGTGTCGGGCTGGTCTGCAAGACCGAAAGCTCGGAGTACGGATTGATGGTCGAGGGCGGTCGGCTGAACTTCTTTCTGTTCTTGGGCAGCCGGTATGCGACCGCGTCGTGTCGGGCGGAGCTGCTCGGGCTGGACCAGTGGCATCATGTCGCGGGTGTGTTCGACGGCGAGCAGATGCGCCTGTATCTCGACGGCCGACAGGTTGGCTCGCAAAACGCCTCGGGCGCGCGTCGCACCAACGCGCTGCCGCTGGTCATCGGCGGCGATGTCAACAACCGGGGCGACGCGGTGTCGATGTTTGTCGGCGAGATCGACGCCGTCCGCGTTTCAAACACGGCACGGTACGGCGGCGAATCCTTCGAGCCGGCCCGCCGGCACGACGCGGATGAACACACCGTACTCCTCCAGCAGATGGACGGCGCGTTCGTCGGCCACTACCTCGACGCGTCCGCCTCTGAGGCCCACGCGACCGCGGTCGGCGACCCCGAACTCGTCGGGGCGGCGGGGGAGTAGCTCGTCGGCCGTAAAAAAAACTTCTCGGACTCCTCAAGCCGGCGATCGGCTTGGCCGATACTTGTGTTACCGACGCCCTGTCAACGAAACGTCACAAGCCGATCAGGCTAACTTAGACAAAAAGGCAGCGAGCGTCGGTTTTTTCATGCGCACGTCGTGGCGACGCAGTGAACCGTTCACAGTGAAAAGTGAACAGCATCAAGCAGCAATCACCAATCACGCCCCGGCCTGTTCGTGCCTGAGCTGCCCGCACGCCGCAGCGATGTCGCGCCCCCGGCTTGCACGCAAATGCACGACACGCCCCGCGTCGCGCAGGACCCGCTGGAAGTGGTGCACATCGTCGTGCAGCGGCCGACCAAACGGCAGGCCCGCGACCTCGTTGTAGCGGATCAGGTTGATGTTGCTCCGCAGCCGACGCGACACCTCCGCGAGCTCGTGTGCGTGCTCGGGCTGGTCGTTCACCCCCGACAGCAGGATGTATTCGAGCGTGACCTCCCGGCCGGTCTTGTCGAAGTAGTACCGCCCGGCCTCGATCAGCTGCTCGATCGAAACGAACTCCGCCCACGGGATGATCTGCTTGCGGATGTCATCGTTGGGCGCGTGCAGCGAGATCGCCAGCGTCACGCCCAGGTCCTGATCGGCCAACCGCTTGATCATGTTGGGCACACCGACGGTGCTGATCGTCACCTTCCGCGCCGAGATGCCCATGCCCCAGTCGGCGGTCAGGGTGCGCGCGGCCTGCGTCACCGCGCGGAAGTTCGTGAGCGGCTCGCCCATCCCCATGAACACGACGTTGCTGATCCGCCCGACCTTCGGGAGCTGCGCGAGCTGCCACGCCTGCTGTACGATCTGCCCGGCGGACAGGTTGCCGTCCAGGCCGCCCAGCCCCGAGGCGCAGAACTTACAACCCACCGCGCAGCCGACCTGGCTTGAGACACACGCGGTCTTGCGTGCTTTGCCCGAGTCGCCGCTGGTCGCGGGGATCATGACGCACTCGGTCTGCGTGTCGCTCGAGCCCACGGCATTATTCAGCACACGCAGCGCCGAGCCGCCCGCACCCGCGCCGACCGGGGCGCAGGTGTCGCGTTCGTCGACGGCCGCATCGTCCAGCGACCAATCCACTAACAGCTTCTGCGTGCCGTCGGTCGCCCGCTGGTGCTGGAGCACCGCGCCGCGCACAAACAGCATGCGATGGGCAAGCGTCTCCCGGTCTGGCTTGGACAGGTTCGCCATCGCGCGGGGGTCGGCGACGCCCTTGCGATACACCCAGTCCATCACCTGGCCGCCCCGAAAACGCGGCATCCCCCAGCCCGCCAACAGGTCGGCGAGGGAGTCGGGCGTCTGGTCAAAAAAGTAGGGGCGGTCGTCTGGCACGCGGTCGGGTCTCGGGTTGCGGGTCGCGGGTTTCGTAAGACAATAGCAGCGCCGCCCGAGCGCGACCTGCGTGTGCCGGCCGACGCCATCCGAGACCCGGCACCCCCGACCCGGAACCCGACCCATGGACCCGCGCACCCGTGACCGATTCGACGACCTGCTCGACGGCGAGGTCGACGCGCTGCCCCCGCACATCGCTGCGGTCTTGGAGGAGGTCCCGCTCGTCGTCGAAGACGAACCCAGCGATGACATGCTTGCAGAGATGGGCATGTCGCCCGGCGACGCGGACCTCTGTGGCCTGCACGAGGCGACGCCGATCACCGAGCGCACCGTCGAAGACACCGGCATGCTGCCCGGCCGGATGATGCTCTTCCGCGGACCGATCGTCCGGCTGGCTGGGTACCGCGTCATCGGCGGCGTCGAGGTCAACCGTGCGCAGCTCCACCGACAGATCCACATCACCCTGCTCCACGAGATCGGCCACCACTTCGGGCTCGACGAAGACGACCTCGCCGAGGTGGGGTACGACTGACGATCCGGCTATCATGCCCGCCATGCTCAAGCTCGCATCACTGATCCAAAACCCAGGCGAACCGCCGACCACCTCGCGCTACAACAACCCCGCCGCGCTCCAGGCGATGGGGTACAACGGGCTCGTCCTCTACGCCACCACCGCGCTCTCGGGCGTCACACAGCTCAACGACATCACCGACCGCGAGCTGCGCGGCTGGGTCCAAAAGGCCACCGACCAGGCCCAGCGCGATATCGCCAAGGCCCGCGACGCCGGGCTCGAAACCTACCTCTTCTACGACGTCCTCGCCCTGCCCAGCGACACCGTCGAACGCCACCCCGACGCCTACTGCTGCACGACCGGCGGCCACCGGGTGCTCTGCCCCGCGAGCGACCCGGCCCTCGCTCAGAGCATGGATGCACTCGACGCCATGCTCAAGAGCTTCCCCGACGCCGCGGGCATCGTCCTCCGCTTCGGCGACACCGACGCCCGCCGATTGCCCCACCTCGTGGGTAACGACATCTACGCGCCTCACTGCGCACGGTGCAGCCAACTCGGCCGGGCCGACCGCGTGGTGCGCGTCATCGAGCGCGCGTTTGAGACGGTCGTCGCGAAACGCAACAAGCGACTCATCGCCCGGGCCTGGAACGTCCGGCCCGCCGGCTTCCACGACAGCGCCGACCTCGCGCAGCGCATCGCAAAACGCCTGCCCGGCGACGCGGCGGACGATCGACTCGTACTCTCATTCAAGTTCACGCACACCGATTTTTGGCGCTACCAGCGCTGGAACCCGAGCTCGCTGGTCTGCGAAGGCCGACCGGTTTTATACGAGCTGCAATGCCAGCGCGAATATGAGGGCAAGGGCGCGGTCCCCAACTGGCAGGTGCCGCTTTGGCGCGACGGGCTGACGGGCGAGGACGAGACGCGCAATATGCCCGGGCACGCGGAGGCGGGACAGAGCGATCCCGAGACACCCGAACTCATCACCGGGCTACAAGGCGCTCAGGAGCGGACGAACTTCGCCGGCGTGATGGCGTGGGTCCGGGGCGGCGGCTGGGGCGGGCCGTTCATCCAGGACGAGATGTGGATCGACGCGAACGCCTACGCCGTGCCGCGGCTGGTTGACGACCCGGCGGTCGAGCTCGAGCCGCTCGCGCTCGACTGGGCGCGTGGCCGGATGGGGCTGCCCGACGCGGCGGCGGCGCGCGTCGCCGAAGTCCTGCTGCACTCGGCCGACGCCGCGCGGCGGGCGTTCTACATGGCCCCCTTCGCCGCGACGAAGGGCAGCCCCTGGCACCCCGCGGCCGACTGGCTCAGCGACGACCTGCTCGACGCCGACGCCTGCTGGCGCATGATCCAGCGCATCGACATCGACCAGTTGGAGAACGCGGTCGAAGAAAAGAAAGCCGCCGCCGCGCAGATCGCCCACGACCGTAACGACCTCCAACGCCTCGCCGCCGAGCTTGACGCCCGCCACAAGACGCTCGACCAGATGGTCAACACGCTGACCTACACACTCTCGCTCTACGAAACCCTGCGCGACCTGGTCGCGGGCCTCGCCGCGTACCGCCGCTACCAGCAAGACACGAGGCCCGAGCACGCCGACACCGCCCGCGAAAAACTGTCGGACGCCCAGTCCCACTTCAACCACCACACCCAACGCCACGCCCAACTCCCC
The sequence above is a segment of the Phycisphaeraceae bacterium D3-23 genome. Coding sequences within it:
- a CDS encoding CHASE domain-containing protein, yielding MTAPQDTSPAVQEAPRLQVQAPIEEPALPAKRHWPRIAAVAVVLVGLCLTWLGARHELNTAQAADQQRFDRLAEQLKAELTRRVMVYDYGLKGTRGLFPASNSVERDEFRAMVESRDLESDFPGALGIGYIQRVENTDEAVETFITSTRAENAPEFVVTTPPGAGPLPGSVMDERFIIEFIEPVEDNRAAQGLDIGSHPTRREAVERATLTGQGSITGRIDLVQDDQKLPGFLYILPVYAKGMPTATSQERIAATVGWVYMPMVAPPVFDGATQIAEGELDFEVYDGEGPSTDNMIYDDDGHLTTASPGPVDAGRFGDRLFHRLKPLAIGGRTWTVSISTSDQFAAASRGNAWTVGIAGTLLSLLLGIVIFIQGSAASRAQRIAVGMTSDLRRFANAANAATLAKSEFIANMSHEIRTPMTSILGYADLLRSDPEAHASQSKRLEYIDTIKRSGTHLLTILNDILDISKIEAGKLNIEKIETQPTAIVHEVVSLMAVKASASGLTIDAHHMTQVPETILSDPFRLRQILVNLVGNAIKFTHEGAIRIELAFDVQQGRLSCSVIDTGIGMNDEQLGRLFQSFEQADTSTTRQYGGSGLGLMISARLAQILGGGITVESQLGEGSTFTVTVPTGPVQDVKMLPAGPSTIIRASAEELVAEIGDTQAPAQLPLEGMRVLVAEDGIDNQRLISFHLKKAGAIPTIVENGKLAVEALTIDGTPEGAWNPNAPFDMLLTDMQMPEMDGYTAVSLLRGKGCQLPIVALTAHAMSGDHAKCSAAGCDAYASKPIDQAKLVEVCAGYLRKQRQPRKDVA
- a CDS encoding metallophosphoesterase, which codes for MTVLMMPGVAATAQGQGENVQPPAHDHDPRDRFITNRDSRVQLPLTDEQDAFFFVVFGDRTGGPADGVQVLAQAVADTNLLKPDLVMTVGDMIQGYNNTAGWLAQMREYKGIMEELDCEWFPVAGNHDIYWRGPGKPEGEHEDNYEEHFGPLWYAFEHKDCWFVILHSDEGGADGRFEFGRPESQRMSEEQFGWLTQTLESAADAPHVFIFLHHPRWNGGGYGDDWQRVHALLAEAGNVSAVFAGHVHRMSHDGLRDGIEYVTLATTGGHQPGLVPGAGYLHHFDVVTVRGDDIGLAAIPVGGVMDVRAITQEVQRETVALSRSAPRFEAAPVVSSDGVESGEVAFVYSNPTSRPVDATVYLDTADSRWRIGPDHQHARIDAGGSHTFTFDTARIPAGLDAAYRGLEVVTQADYLGEGIRVPIPERRDSVPVRLRMPTMERPEHEQVLSLDGDDALLVPSASFDLPDGAMTVECWVKPTELGDRVGLVCKTESSEYGLMVEGGRLNFFLFLGSRYATASCRAELLGLDQWHHVAGVFDGEQMRLYLDGRQVGSQNASGARRTNALPLVIGGDVNNRGDAVSMFVGEIDAVRVSNTARYGGESFEPARRHDADEHTVLLQQMDGAFVGHYLDASASEAHATAVGDPELVGAAGE
- the rlmN gene encoding 23S rRNA (adenine(2503)-C(2))-methyltransferase RlmN; this translates as MPDDRPYFFDQTPDSLADLLAGWGMPRFRGGQVMDWVYRKGVADPRAMANLSKPDRETLAHRMLFVRGAVLQHQRATDGTQKLLVDWSLDDAAVDERDTCAPVGAGAGGSALRVLNNAVGSSDTQTECVMIPATSGDSGKARKTACVSSQVGCAVGCKFCASGLGGLDGNLSAGQIVQQAWQLAQLPKVGRISNVVFMGMGEPLTNFRAVTQAARTLTADWGMGISARKVTISTVGVPNMIKRLADQDLGVTLAISLHAPNDDIRKQIIPWAEFVSIEQLIEAGRYYFDKTGREVTLEYILLSGVNDQPEHAHELAEVSRRLRSNINLIRYNEVAGLPFGRPLHDDVHHFQRVLRDAGRVVHLRASRGRDIAAACGQLRHEQAGA
- a CDS encoding metallopeptidase family protein, which translates into the protein MDPRTRDRFDDLLDGEVDALPPHIAAVLEEVPLVVEDEPSDDMLAEMGMSPGDADLCGLHEATPITERTVEDTGMLPGRMMLFRGPIVRLAGYRVIGGVEVNRAQLHRQIHITLLHEIGHHFGLDEDDLAEVGYD